The DNA window CCTGATCCTCGAGTTCTTCGTCGCGGCCGCGGCGGTCGCCGGTGGCTGGTCGGGCTACCTGCAGAACGTGCTGCAGGGCACGCCCCTGGAGATCCCGACGGCGGTGGCGAACACGACCGAAGGGTTCATGAATCTCCCAGCGGGCTTGCTGATTCTGGCCCTGACCGCAGTGCTGGTGCTCGGCATCAAGTTGTCCAGCCGGATCAACCAGGTCGCGGTCGCCATCAAGGTTGGCGTCGCGCTGATGTTCGTGCTCGTCGGCATCTTCTTCGTGAAGGCCGCGAACCTCAGCCCGTTCATCCCACCCGCGGAGCCGACCCCGCCGAGCGAGGCCACGGGCCTCACCCAGCCGCTCATCCAGGCCGTCTTCGGCATGGAGCCAGGGGCGTTCGGATGGGCCGGCATCTTCGCCGGCGCCGCGGTCGTTTTCTTCGCGTTCATCGGCTTCGACGTCCTGGCCACGACGGCCGAGGAGACCCGCGATCCGCAACGGAACATGCCGATCGGCATCATCGGAGCGCTGGCCATCTGCACGGCGATGTACGTCGCGGTGACGCTCGTTCTGACCGGCATGCAGGACTACAAGCAGATCGACAGCAACGACCCCGCCCCGCTGGCGACCGCGTTGACGAACATCGGTCAACCCGGCCTTGCCAAGATCCTCGCCATCGGCGCGGCCTGCGGAATCATCGTCGTGGTGATGATCCTGCTGATCGGCCAGACCCGCGTCGGCTTCGCGATGGCGCGCGACGGGCTGCTGCCGCCCGCACTGGCGAAGGTGCA is part of the Tenggerimyces flavus genome and encodes:
- a CDS encoding amino acid permease; the encoded protein is MSLLRTKPVEKAIADTDEPEHRLKKNLGALDLTVFGVGVTIGGGLFVLTGVAAADYAGPAVALSFVIAAVVCGLAALCYAEFASTVPVAGSAYTFSYATMGELIAWMIGWDLILEFFVAAAAVAGGWSGYLQNVLQGTPLEIPTAVANTTEGFMNLPAGLLILALTAVLVLGIKLSSRINQVAVAIKVGVALMFVLVGIFFVKAANLSPFIPPAEPTPPSEATGLTQPLIQAVFGMEPGAFGWAGIFAGAAVVFFAFIGFDVLATTAEETRDPQRNMPIGIIGALAICTAMYVAVTLVLTGMQDYKQIDSNDPAPLATALTNIGQPGLAKILAIGAACGIIVVVMILLIGQTRVGFAMARDGLLPPALAKVHPKYRTPYVITIIVGIGAAILATFTSIGVLAELVNVGTLAAFILVSIGVIVLRRTRPDLPRSFRTPWVPVLPIVSALACFYLMLNLAIETWIRFLVWMAVGFVIYFLYGRRHSRLGQGQAPVSTPPAK